One SAR202 cluster bacterium genomic window, ACGCCCGCCACCTGCTGGGGTCCTGCGTACCGAACCCGCCGGACTCCGTCTTCCAGACCTCCACAAGCAGGTCTGCGCCCGGCCGCTCTATCTTCTCGTCGATCTCCTCGTTGTTGCTTTCGACCAGAAGGTCGATGGCCGCCTGGGGGTCCACGACCGCATCTTCGTACCCTCTGCGCGCGGCCCGGACGAACTTCTCGACAGTCTCTGTATTCTGCCCAAGGTTTCGCTGGCTGGTGACTATCGCCAGCTCATAGTAGTCAGGGACGCCCCACTGCTCCATACGCATGATGTTAACTGGGTGGCCTTCATTCTCCAGCATGATCGTTTCGTGCGTCCAGTAAGCGCCTACCACCGCATCAACCTTGCCGCTCACAAGGGCCGGCACCAGATCGAAGCCGACGTTCACCAGCTCAACGTCGCCGAGGCCGGATGCGCCGTCGAACTTCAACATTGTGTCCAGCAGCGGCTCATTGGTGGGTATTCCGGGATAGCCGACCTTCTTCCCAACAAGGTCGCGAGGGCGGGTGATGCCGGAGGACTGCAGCGCCACCACGGAGTTGAGGGGGTGCTGCACCAGGGCCATCACCGAGACCACCGGCACTCCCTGCGCGCGCGCCAGCAGGATGTCCGGCTGGTAGCTGATTCCGAAGTCGTCCTGCCCCGCGCCAACGGTCGTGAGCACCGCTGAAGGGTCTACCGGCGTGTACATTCGCACCGCCAGCCCCTCATCCGCGAAGTAGCCTTTCTCAAAGGCCACGAAGAGGCCCGCATGGTTGGCATTTGGATACCAGTCGAGCGCCACGGATACTTCCGTAAGACCATTCGCCGCCACGCTGGTCGGCTGGCCGGCCGCCGGGGAGGCGGGGGTAGGGGCGGGCGCCCCACTGTCGCATGCGACGGCCGCCGGCCCCAGGATGAACAAGGCGGCAGCGGCGGAAAACCAGGATACAATTCGGCGATTCAACACGTGTAATTCTCCCCTTGTAATCTCAACTATTGTCGGGCGACCGGCTTAACTGTCACTTTTTACCCGTCTCCATGGCATCGCCCACTTCTCGGCTACGGTCATCAACGCGAAAAGCATCGTCCCCATCGCGGACAGGATTGCGATTGCGGCAAAGACGCGCTCTGTGAGGAACTGGGGCTTCGATCGGATCATCAGGTATCCCAGCCCCTTGCTCGACCCGACCCATTCGCCTATCACCGCGCCGATTACGCTGACTGATATGGCGACTTTCATGCCTGAGAACAGGTACGGCAGTGAGGCGGGCGCTTGTGCCTTCAGGAAGACTTGCAGGCGGTTCGCGCCCAGCGTGCGCATTACGTTGACCATGTCCGCGTCAACCGATCTCATGCCGTCGACCGTGTTGACGACGATCGGAAAGAACGATATCAGCGCCACCACAATTACTTTGGGGGTGAGACCATAACCCACCCATATGATGAGCAGCGGCGCGATCACGATGATCGGGACAGTCTGGGA contains:
- a CDS encoding pyrimidine biosynthesis enzyme, giving the protein MVEITRGELHVLNRRIVSWFSAAAALFILGPAAVACDSGAPAPTPASPAAGQPTSVAANGLTEVSVALDWYPNANHAGLFVAFEKGYFADEGLAVRMYTPVDPSAVLTTVGAGQDDFGISYQPDILLARAQGVPVVSVMALVQHPLNSVVALQSSGITRPRDLVGKKVGYPGIPTNEPLLDTMLKFDGASGLGDVELVNVGFDLVPALVSGKVDAVVGAYWTHETIMLENEGHPVNIMRMEQWGVPDYYELAIVTSQRNLGQNTETVEKFVRAARRGYEDAVVDPQAAIDLLVESNNEEIDEKIERPGADLLVEVWKTESGGFGTQDPSRWRAFAQWMKEHNLLPPDLVETEAFTTRFTER
- a CDS encoding ABC transporter permease encodes the protein MRRLANTARVWLPALAIMVAAIAAWEVYVRAFDVQKWLLPSPSIVARTLVNDSGMLWGHTWVTLGEVLVGFGVALAVGVALASAIVLSRTVERALYPFLIASQTVPIIVIAPLLIIWVGYGLTPKVIVVALISFFPIVVNTVDGMRSVDADMVNVMRTLGANRLQVFLKAQAPASLPYLFSGMKVAISVSVIGAVIGEWVGSSKGLGYLMIRSKPQFLTERVFAAIAILSAMGTMLFALMTVAEKWAMPWRRVKSDS